A section of the Tachysurus fulvidraco isolate hzauxx_2018 chromosome 7, HZAU_PFXX_2.0, whole genome shotgun sequence genome encodes:
- the LOC113660774 gene encoding CD209 antigen-like protein 2, which yields MLQRSSERVEMVVEIYETAETVRGHDPETEKNNCDTERHLEEQHTGKQKCFSFSSRFYVMSNETKSWEESRKDCKAIGADLMIINSKEEQEFIVKQLDNPQTWIGLSDTVNEGECVDDTPLNTGYWAQREPNNDGEEDCVVIYDYASHSTANWNDQKCSAKLPWICEKHVFQ from the exons ATGCTTCAACGTTCATCTGAGCGAGTGGAGATGGTGGTGGAAATCTATGAGACTGCAGAAACTGTTAGAGGTCATGACCCTGAGACAGAGAAGAACAATtgtgacacagagagacaccTAGAAGAACAACACACAG GTAAACAGAAGTGTTTCAGTTTTAGTTCCAGATTCTATGTCATGTCTAATGAGACGAAGAGCTGGGAGGAGAGCAGAAAAGACTGCAAGGCCATAGGCGCAGACCTGATGATCATAAACAGCAaagaggaacag GAGTTCATCGTTAAACAGCTGGACAACCCTCAGACTTGGATTGGTCTGAGTGACACAGTAAATGAGGGAGAATGCGTGGACgatacaccactgaacactgg GTACTGGGCTCAAAGGGAACCAAATAATGACGGTGAAGAGGACTGTGTTGTGATTTACGATTATGCTTCACATTCGACTGCCAACTGGAATGACCAGAAATGTTCTGCTAAATTACCCTGGATCTGTGAGAAACATGTTTTTCAATGA